One genomic region from Osmerus eperlanus chromosome 6, fOsmEpe2.1, whole genome shotgun sequence encodes:
- the fmn2a gene encoding formin-2 gives MQTIQTVETQVPFLKESFFTSTFMDRRKSSVTNLLRRQQQHSLLHHQQQQQQLALRQQQQQKQKHPLPAFEGDTGKGEEPRIEHARLSRSASSPLCNTAERADGGRREGHRAREKPEEGEGEGACPSLPSAAASSSQLPPTPVSRQGLESSARRRASQAASQGESEARPQQHGLIAKGVRLLKNMGNQEAKQRKAAGGGGGEASHEVRAEDREPDASKKPKKTQSKTSKGGGDGGKKKSKSESKSSVFSSMRIRKSLSKTKGMSKEDMLDGSRGARVEEVGVTTTMDASLSADELGMMSDSEPDQGGLSGGDVMDEEGGRTSSGSDGDLYSFHSAAAEHEDLLSDIRQAIKEQQGASDGVLDGIQDHLTEGTPPTEDAKPTRPDSTDQQTLRASLTPGSTDIPACANATVKDLSVPREAGGRESEPDPDDELDVGSSGGSGSPSWAPDLEDRSSDSLLPKTTSTCSFPDTTATSCSYESAEEPQDEPESPVRSAQLTRSLSGGGVVGAPEEERGLVAGVRCIRLPAAAGSHKSVSSVDLSSERGDEEQDVSGRDFLSLSRRKSSMSVCQLTSDGEQVARPKRRTSGVSTVKLYPPIHPSYVKTTTRQLTSPTSSPNQSPMIPRRMDSGPGSGYGASRAQGWRGTRQRSCSIAGPLSHSTDWTQELDCLSARQEAGGDLQEQENIERGLPGASWSTGHRRPTSGVLSPPPGPCDVFSGRTLLERLCQQKVESSLEEAEGLCSSLLALGLLQPLSDSFRERHGDQRHGDQRHGDATFPASASFNVEQLYTWASFSPLPHLCGAHEGHLPSHVQASWRPTQHTGPPRPYGIQSEAEAVVKPAEPWQEGDTMVPQLEQTIEDLRVQIAALEHQQGAVQKLAQEGQDAVGLGRGGAGRKGLEVSVQTSPVEEGFRFKVPFREGTSMASSASVSALASSAPSLGPGPGFVCTCQLKQSGTRPPPPPPPPPPPPPLPGGEPCPPPSPPPLPGGAPPPPPPPPLPGQGPCPPPPPPPPPGFGPPPPPPPPGMGPPPPPPPPLPGQGPCPPPPPPPPPGFGPPPPPPPPGMGPPPPPPPPGFGPPPPAGGPVLSMVQDSGPLKASIEPPKPMKPLYWTRIQLDAKKESSGSLVWEKIEEPSVDFNEFVELFSKSAVKEKKKPISDTISKSKAKQVVKLLNNKRSQAVGILMSSIHLDMKDIQNAILNMDNTVVDLETLQALYENVSVTSGD, from the exons ATGCAGACCATTCAGACAGTGGAGACACAGGTGCCTTTCCTCAAGGAAAGCTTTTTCACCTCCACCTTCATggacaggaggaagagcagcgtGACTAACCTCCTCCGGAGGCAGCAGCAGCACTCCCTCCTGCATCAccaacagcagcaacagcagctggCGCTCCggcaacagcaacaacagaaGCAAAAGCATCCACTTCCTGCTTTTGAGGGAGACaccgggaagggggaggagcctcgcATTGAGCACGCCCGTCTGAGTCGCTCAGCCAGCAGCCCGTTATGTAACACCGCCGAGCgagcagatggagggaggagggagggacacagagcgagagagaaaccggaggagggtgagggagagggagcgtgtcccagcctcccctcagcAGCAGCATCATCCTCACAGCTGCCTCCGACGCCGGTGAGCAGGCAGGGATTAGAGAGCTCCGCGAGGCGCcgagccagccaggcagcatcccagggagagagcgaggccaGGCCCCAGCAGCATGGCCTGATCGCTAAGGGGGTGCGTCTGCTCAAGAACATGGGGAACCAGGAGGCCAAGCAGAGGAAGgcggcaggggggggagggggggaggcctcCCACGAGGTGAGGGCCGAGGACAGAGAACCGGATGCCTCCAAGAAGCCGAAGAAGACCCAGAGCAAAACGAGCAAAGGTGGAGGCGACGGGGGAAAGAAGAAATCCAAATCGGAGTCTAAAAGCTCCGTGTTCTCCTCCATGAGGATCCGGAAAAGTCTGTCCAAGACCAAGGGGATGTCCAAGGAGGACATGCTGGATGGGAGCAGAGGGgctagggtggaggaggtgggggtgacgACCACCATGGACGCCAGTCTCTCAGCGGACGAGCTGGGGATGATGTCTGACAGTGAGCCCGACCAGGGTGGTCTCTCCGGGGGAGATGTGATGGACGAGGAGGGCGGGAGAACCAGCTCAGGGTCAGACGGCGACCTGTACAGCTTCCACTCCGCTGCAGCTGAGCATGAAGACCTGCTGTCAGACATCCGGCAGGCCATCAAGGAGCAGCAGGGGGCCAGTGACGGGGTCCTGGACGGAATCCAAGACCACTTAACCGAGGGGACACCTCCTACTGAGGATGCCAAACCCACACGCCCCGACAGCACTGACCAACAGACGCTCAGAGCCAGTCTCACCCCAGGAAGTACTGACATACCTGCTTGCGCGAACGCGACAGTAAAAGACCTCA GCGTCCCAcgtgaggcaggggggagggagtctgAGCCCGACCCAGATGATGAGCTGGATGTGGGGTCCTCCGGCGGGAGCGGGTCCCCGTCCTGGGCCCCGGACCTGGAAGACAGGAGCAGCGACAGCCTCCTCCCCAAGACCACCAGCACCTGCAGCTTCCCAGACACCACGGCCACTTCCTGCTCCTACGAGAGCGCCGAGGAGCCCCAGGACGAGCCGGAGAGCCCGGTCCGGTCCGCCCAGTTGACCCGGAGCCTGAGTGGGGGAGGGGTCGTCGGGGCTCCCGAGGAGGAACGGGGGCTCGTCGCGGGGGTCAGGTGCATCAGGTTGCCGGCCGCGGCGGGCTCGCACAAAAGCGTGAGCAGCGTGGATCTGTCTtcggagaggggggatgaggaacAGGATGTCAGCGGGAGGGACTTCCTGTCCCTCAGTAGGAGGAAGAGCAGCATGTCCGTGTGTCAGCTGACCTCGGACGGCGAGCAGGTGGCACGACCCAAGAGACGGACCTCTGGCGTCTCTACCGTCAAACTCtacccccccatccacccctcctacgTCAAGACCACCACCCGGCAGCTCACCTCCCCCACCAGCTCCCCCAACCAGAGCCCTATGATCCCCCGGCGGATGGACTCCGGCCCTGGGTCCGGGTACGGAGCCTCGAGGGcccagggctggagggggaccAGGCAGAGGTCTTGCAGCATCGCAGGGCCTCTCAGTCACTCTACCGACTGGACCCAGGAGCTGGACTGTCTGAGTGCCAGGCAGGAAGCTGGAGGGGACCTCCAGGAGCAGGAGAACATAGAGAGAGGGTTACCAGGGGCCAGCTGGAGTACGGGTCACAGACGACCCACCTCaggtgtcctctctccccccccaggaccATGTGACGTCTTCTCAG gCCGCACCCTGTTGGAGAGGTTGTGTCAGCAGAAGGTAGAAAGCTCattggaggaggcagagggtttGTGTTCCAGTCTGCTAGCTCTAGGACTCCTACAGCCCCTCAGTGACAGCTTCAGAGAACGCCATGGAGACCAACGCCATGGAGACCAACGCCATGGAGACGCTACCTTCCCGGCCTCGGCCAGCTTCAAC GTGGAGCAGCTGTACACCTGGGCATCATTCAGCCCTCTGCCTCACCTCTGTGGAGCTCACGAGGGCCACTTGCCGAGTCATGTCCAGGCTTCATGGCGTCCGACCCAGCACACTG GTCCCCCAAGACCATATGGAATACAATCTGAG GCTGAGGCGGTTGTGAAGCCAGCAGAGCCCTGGCAGGAAGGAGACACCATGGTGCCCCAGCTGGAGCAGACCATAGAGGACCTGAGGGTCCAGATCGCAGCCCTGGAGCACCAGCAGGGCGCCGTACAGAAGCTTGCCCAGGAAGGGCAGGACGCTGTGGGCCTGGGGAGAGGTGGAGCGGGGAGGAAGGGTCTGGAGGTGTCCGTACAGACTTCCCCCGTGGAGGAAGGCTTTAGGTTCAAAGTGCCTTTCAGAGAGGGGACTTCCATGGCCtcgtctgcctctgtctcagccctggcctcctctgctcccagcCTGGGACCTGGACCAGGGTTCGTCTGCACCTGCCAGCTGAAGCAAAGCGGGACCcggcctccccccccgcccccgcctcccccccctccacctccgctACCCGGGGGAGAGCCTTGccctcccccatcacctccccccctgccgggcggagctccgccccctccccctcccccacccctccctggaCAGGGCCCTTGCCCCCCAcctccgcccccacccccgcctGGCTTtggacctccacccccccctcctcctccaggaatgggccctccccctccccctcccccacccctccctggaCAGGGCCCTTGCCCCCCAcctccgcccccacccccgcctGGCTTtggacctccacccccccctcctcctccaggaatgggtcctccgcctccccctccacccccaggctttggccccccacctccagctggaggtcctgtcctctccatggTCCAGGACTCGGGTCCCCTGAAGGCCTCCATCGAGCCCCCTAAACCCATGAAGCCCCTGTACTGGACCAGGATTCAGCTGGATGCTAAAAA GGAGTCGAGTGGCTCTCTGGTGTGGGAGAAGATCGAAGAGCCTTCGGTGGACTTTAATGAGTTTGTGGAGCTGTTCTCCAAGAGCGCCgtcaaggagaagaagaagcccaTTTCCGACACCATCTCCAAGTCCAAGGccaaacag gttGTGAAACTGTTGAACAACAAGCGTTCCCAGGCAGTGGGGATCCTAATGTCCAGTATTCATCTGGACATGAAGGACATCCAGAACG CTATCCTGAACATGGACAACACTGTGGTGGATCTGGAGACCTTGCAGGCTCTGTACGAAAACGTAAGTGTGACGTCTGGTGACTGA
- the chrm3a gene encoding muscarinic acetylcholine receptor M3, protein MMSSNSTDPGLYVTPSAPGTPAYPQSNALLRVSWPELSSGDDNHSSFDLTGSFNGTAGVNDPLGGHSVWQVVLIVLLTGLLSLVTIIGNILVVVSFKVNRQLKTVNNYFLLSLAVADLIIGVVSMNLYTAYIVMGTWAMGNWACDLWLAIDYVASNASVMNLLVISFDRYFSITRPLTYRAKRTTRRACLMIGLAWFVSLVLWAPAILFWQDFVGERTVPPDKCYIQFLSEPIITFCTAIAAFYLPVTIMSVLYWRIYQETQNRSQELVGLQGAGTRGGGVGGGVDKARFVLHQTGSSRSCSSYELTRSSQRKSSGRGLASRFHCWPVMRSWRPGGGGQPGEADPEHSSSDSWNNNEAGVSMDHSGSSEDEEGNGRAVIPQSHAIFSIVLNLPGMKAAVNSQLTSCEDLDAASEEEPLRALEDNHDRLSTTTTVTTTPDGGSADNSFTNRIAKIQSMPSIQAAKVGPFAGHSPNASTITKSTSAPISLKEAALAKRFASRARTQITKRKRMSLVKEKKAAQTLSAILLAFIITWTPYNIMVLVNTFSAGCIPEALWALGYWLCYVNSTVNPMCYALCNKTFRTTFKMILLCHWDKRKRRKQLFQQRQSVVFHRRIPRDST, encoded by the coding sequence ATGATGAGCTCCAACAGTACAGACCCTGGCCTCTATGTGACCCCTAGCGCCCCGGGAACCCCAGCCTACCCACAATCCAACGCTCTCCTCCGAGTCTCCTGGCCGGAGCTGAGCAGCGGGGATGACAACCACTCCTCCTTCGACCTCACCGGCTCTTTTAACGGGACAGCGGGGGTGAACGACCCCCTGGGGGGCCACTCGGTGTGGCAGGTGGTCCTCATCGTGCTCCTCACCGGGCTCCTGTCTCTGGTCACCATCATCGGGAACATCCTGGTGGTGGTCTCCTTCAAGGTCAACCGCCAGCTCAAGACGGTGAACAACTACTTCCTCCTGAGCTTGGCGGTAGCCGACCTCATCATCGGAGTCGTCTCCATGAACCTGTACACGGCGTACATCGTCATGGGAACGTGGGCGATGGGCAACTGGGCCTGTGACTTGTGGCTCGCCATCGACTACGTCGCCAGCAACGCCTCCGTCATGAACCTGCTGGTGATCAGCTTCGACCGCTACTTCTCAATCACCAGGCCCCTGACTTACCGGGCCAAACGCACCACCAGACGAGCCTGCCTCATGATCGGCCTGGCCTGGTTCGTGTCCCTGGTCCTGTGGGCCCCGGCGATCCTGTTCTGGCAGGATTTTGTGGGCGAGAGGACTGTTCCGCCCGACAAGTGCTACATCCAGTTCCTGTCGGAGCCCATCATCACTTTCTGCACGGCCATAGCTGCCTTCTACCTGCCCGTCACCATCATGAGCGTGCTCTACTGGCGCATCTACCAGGAGACGCAGAACCGCTCCCAGGAGCTGGTGGGGCTGCAGGGGGCTGGGACCCGGGGCGGGGGCGTAGGGGGCGGGGTGGATAAGGCCCGCTTTGTGCTTCACCAGACCGGGAGCTCCAGGAGCTGCAGCAGCTACGAGCTGACCCGGTCGTCCCAGAGGAAGAGCTCTGGGCGGGGGCTGGCGTCTCGCTTCCACTGCTGGCCTGTGATGCGGTCCTGGAGGCCCGGGGGTGGAGGCCAGCCTGGGGAGGCCGACCCGGAACACAGCAGCAGTGACAGCTGGAACAACAACGAGGCGGGGGTGTCCATGGACCACTCGGGGTCGtccgaggacgaggaggggaaCGGGAGAGCCGTGATTCCTCAGAGCCATGCCATCTTCTCCATCGTCCTCAACCTGCCGGGGATGAAGGCGGCGGTGAACTCCCAGCTGACGTCCTGCGAGGATCTGGACGCCGCGTCGGAGGAGGAGCCCCTGAGGGCGTTGGAGGACAACCACGACCgcctctccaccaccaccaccgtcaCCACCACTCCCGACGGGGGCAGCGCAGACAACAGCTTCACCAACCGCATCGCCAAGATCCAGTCCATGCCCTCCATCCAGGCCGCCAAAGTCGGGCCTTTCGCAGGCCACTCCCCCAATGCCTCCACCATCACCAAATCCACTTCGGCGCCCATTTCCCTGAAAGAGGCGGCCTTGGCCAAGCGTTTTGCCTCGAGGGCTCGGACTCAGATCACCAAACGCAAGCGCATGTCTTTGGTGAAGGAGAAGAAAGCCGCCCAGACGCTCAGCGCCATCCTGCTGGCCTTCATCATCACCTGGACGCCCTACAATATCATGGTGCTGGTCAACACTTTCTCTGCCGGCTGTATCCCCGAGGCCTTGTGGGCGCTGGGCTACTGGCTGTGCTACGTCAACAGCACCGTCAACCCCATGTGCTACGCTCTCTGCAACAAGACCTTCCGCACCACCTTCAAGATGATCCTGCTCTGTCACTGGGACAAGCGCAAGCGCAGGAAGCAGCTGTTCCAGCAGAGGCAGTCGGTGGTGTTCCACAGGAGGATTCCCAGAGACTCCACGTAG